A region from the Algoriphagus machipongonensis genome encodes:
- a CDS encoding (2Fe-2S)-binding protein — MAEYNLKINGKTLSVDVDPSTPMLWVLRDHLDMVGTKFGCGIAQCGACTIHMDGAAVRSCQLPISAAKDSEITTIEGISENGDHPVQKAWLEHDVPQCGYCQAGQIMSAVALLKENPRPSDEDIDNAMNGNICRCGTYTRIKAAIKTASKIA, encoded by the coding sequence ATGGCAGAATATAATCTAAAAATTAACGGCAAAACCCTGAGCGTAGACGTGGACCCAAGCACTCCTATGCTATGGGTATTAAGAGATCATCTTGATATGGTTGGGACTAAGTTTGGTTGTGGTATTGCTCAATGTGGAGCCTGCACCATACACATGGATGGTGCTGCTGTTAGATCTTGTCAACTTCCTATATCTGCTGCTAAAGATTCTGAAATTACTACGATTGAAGGAATTTCTGAAAATGGGGATCACCCCGTTCAAAAAGCTTGGTTAGAACACGATGTGCCTCAATGTGGCTATTGCCAAGCAGGCCAAATCATGTCTGCGGTAGCTTTGCTAAAAGAGAACCCACGCCCAAGTGATGAGGATATTGACAATGCCATGAATGGGAATATCTGCCGTTGTGGAACTTATACTAGAATCAAAGCAGCTATCAAAACAGCCTCTAAAATAGCCTAA